Genomic segment of Blastocatellia bacterium:
GGTGAGTCAGGGGGCGATGCAAACGCTGGTGACTTACTCCTGGCCTGGGAATGTGCGCGAGCTTAGGAGCGCCATCGAAATGGCTGCCGCCCGCTGCTCGGGTCCCGTCATCAGGGTGACTGACCTGCCAGAACACATCACCGGATCAAAGCCCTCGGAACCTACGCCGCTGTCTTTGACTCCGGCGCCACTCAGCCTCGACAAGAAGCAGCAAGCCCGGCGCCAGCACGTGCTGGAAGCCTTGCACCGAACCTACGGCAACCGTGCGGCTGCCGCCCGTCTGTTAGGTGTGAGCCGTGGCACGCTCTATCGCTGGATTGATGAACTGAAAATCAGCGACGGCGAAGTGTGATCTCCAGGTCTGCCCACGAAACAAAACCGTAACTGCTTGGCCATGCCCGCGAAACACGCGAAAAACACGAAATGAAGGGAGGAGGAGGCATTCCCGGTAGCCCCCACCATCCGGCTGGACCCCCGTCGGCACGTCTGATCTTTGTCCCCTTTCGTGTCGTCCATGGGGTTGGTGGGCTGAGCAGTTACTCTTGATATGGTTCGAGTCTTTGACGACCTGAACCTTGAAATCTCGGATTGACACTCCGAATTTTCAAGGTAAAAATCCTCTCCATGATTGATCGTCCCGCTTATCTGCAACAGCTTTCAATTGCCGTGAAGCGTTCGCCAGTGACTGCACTGCTTGGACCCCGTCAAGTGGGCAAGACCACGTTGGCCCGGATGTTCGCCGAAGGCAAACAGGCCACCCATTTTGATCTCGAATCACAACCGGACCGGCAGCGCCTCCAGAATCCTGAGCTGATGCTGGGGTCACTGGAGGGGCTGGTCGTGTTAGACGAGATCCAAGCGATGCCCGGACTATTCAATGTTCTGCGTGTGCTGGTTGATCGTCCGGAGCGCCGAGCGCGATTCCTCATCTTGGGCAGCGCCTCGCCTGACATTGTCAGGAACATCTCCGAAACTCTGGCTGGGCGGGTCGAGTTCATTGAACTGTCCGGCTTCGATCTGCGAGAGACCGGCGCTGAGGCCCTGGAAACGCTCTGGCTTCGTGGTGGATTTCCCCGATCTTTTCTGGCCGCCTCCGACGAAGACAGCGTGGCGTGGCGTGAGGGGTTTATCCGGACGTTCCTGGAGCGGGATATACCGCAACTGGGCATCACGATTGCGGCGCCGGCCATGCGACGGTTTTGGACAATGCTGGCTCATTATCACGGGCAAACCTGGAATGCGTCCCAGGTGGGCCGGTCCATGAGCCTTTCAGACAAGACGGTGCGAGCTTATCTAGACATTCTGACGGCCACCTTTATGATCCGGCAGCTTCAGCCCTGGTATGAAAATATCAGCAAGCGGCAGGTCAAAGCGCCCAAGGTCTATTTTCGTGATTCGGGGCTGCTGCACAGTCTGTTGAGCTTGCCAGACCGGCACAGCCTCTTAGCCCATCCGCGCGTGGGCGCGTCCTGGGAGGGGTTTGCCCTGGAGCAAGTGCTCCAGATCATCAAGCCGACAGAAGCGTTTTTCTGGGCCACCCACAGCGGGGCTGAGCTTGATCTTTTCTTCCTTCATCGGGGTCGGCGATATGCCGTTGAAGTCAAATTCAGCGAAGCGCCCACAGCCACCCGGTCCATGCAAACAGCCCTGCACGATCTGCGTTTGGAACACTTGTGGATCATCTATCCAGGGCAGCACCGATATGCCGTGCATGAGCGGATCACCGTTTGGCCGCTGAGAGATGTAACTAACTTGCCGGCACAGATGGCTTGACCGCAACGACCAGCCCACGAAAGACACCAACGACGCGCAAGAAACCTTGGATTGAGGAGCGAGCATAGAAAGTCCTGGCCTCTTGAGCCGCCTTCCATCTGCATCCTCGCTCCTCAACTTTCGATCTTCGATCCTCATTCTCCCTCCGCGCTCTTGAACCTTGGGTGTAGTTGGTGTGGGTTCCGAGCGTTAGTAGCCAATAATGAGACACTCATGGAGCACGTGTAGAACATTTTTGAACACATGTGTCTTATTTTGTGACGCTCGCCCCCGCTTGTCTTTCATTCACTAATCACTTTTGTTTGAGCAGGTTGAGTTGTTTGTCCCCGCGTTGGGCATACAGGTTGCAGGGAAGCTCTCTGCCAAGGACCTGAGGAAAAGGCAAAGATGATGAAGGCTATGATCCATCCACTTTTGAAGGCGGCCGCTGAGGGCGACACCCGGATGGTACAGATGTTGATCGAGCAGGGCATGAACATTGAGGTGAGAGGCCCCGACGGATGGACGGCCTTGATGTATGCCACTGTAGGCGGTCACTTGGAGACGACGAAGCTGCTGCTTGAACGAGGAGCTAACGTCAACGCGCGAGATGCTCAGGGCTGGACGCCGTTGATGAAAGCTTGCTTGTGGGGTGGCGTTGAGCTGGTCGCTGTGCTGCTGGAACAGGGGGCCGATGTGCAAGCGCGAGACGCCCAGGACTGGACGGCACTGAGCATCGCTCAAGCTCAAGGGCATCAGGAGATTGTTGACTTGCTCCGGGCCGCTCAGCACCAATGACATTCAACTATGGGGACCACGGATGACCACAGAGAAAAGCCATCGGTGGGAATCAGCGATGATTGTCCGGGTCAGGGAGATGATATGCATCAACTGCACCCTGATCAACAGGAGACTCAGGAGGATGAAAATATGAAGAAGTCTTTCACTGGACCCAACTGGAAAAAAGGAAGTGGGAATTCACCATCGGCCATCAGCCACAGCTCATGGCCGTGGTACGGGCGTGCTACTGCGGTCGTGCTACTGATCTGGCTGCTGCCGATACCGCCGATGCCGGTTGTGCACGCGGCCACGTTCACCGTCAACACCCTGGATGATACTAATGATGGAAGCTGTAATGCCACGCACTGCTCCCTGCGCGAGGCGATCAACGCGGCTAATGGGACGAGTGCCGACGACACGATCACCTTCAGCGTGAGCGGGACGATTACACTCAGCTCTACCCTGCCCAACATCGTGAGCGCGGGCACGGCAGGCAAGTTGACGATAGACGGCGTTGGGCGAAGCATCACCGTCAGCGGGAACAACAGCGTGCGCGTGTTCTTTGTGAATTCCGACGCAGACCTGACGTTGAAGAACCTCACGGTCGCAAACGGGCGGGCCGTATCCGGCAGCGGCATCCATAACGACGGCAGGGTGACGATCCAGAACAGCACGCTGTCGGGCAACTCGGCTACTAATGACGGCGGCAGCATCTCGAACCTCGGCACAGCAACGATCCAGAACACCGCGCTCTCAAGCAACTCGGCCAGCTATGGCGGCGCTATTTCCAACGCTCGTACGCTCACGATCATTGACAGCACGATTTCAGCCAACTCGGCCGCCGGCTTCGGTGGCACGGGCGGCGGCATCTACAACTACAATAGGGGCACGGTGATGATCACCAACAGCACGATCTCGAACAACACAGCTGCGGGCGTAGTCCTTGGCAACCCCTATGGCTCCGGCGGCGGCATTAGCAGCGACCGCGGTACGGTGACGATCCAGAACAGTATGCTGTCGGGTAACTGGGCCCGCGACGATGGCGGTGCCATCTTAAATAACCCCGCCAGTAGCATGATGATCAAGAACAGCACGATTTCGGACAACTCAACTAGCATAGGCGGCGCGATCGAGAATCGAGGCACGATGACCATCGCCAGCAGCTTGTTCTCGGGCAATTCGGCCACCAACACCGGTGGCGTCATCCACAACATTATTAACAGGCTGACCATCACGAACAGCACGTTCTCGGACAACTCGGCGGTCAATAGCGGGGGCGTCATCAGCCACACCAGCGGCACGGTCTCGATCATCAACAGCACGCTCTCAGGCAACTCCGCCGGCCTCGGCGGCGGCATCCGTTACAGCGCCACCGTCAACATCAAAAACTCGATTGTGGGCAACAGCCCAACGGGCGGCGATTGTTCCGCTGCTGGTGGCACCCTTAACGTTGATGGCACCAACTTCGACACCAGTGGCTCCTGTCCTGGCTTCACTCAGGTGACCTCGATGCAACTGAACCTCGGCCCGCTGGCTGATAACGGTGGCCCGACGCAGACGCACGCCTTGCTCCCCGGCAGCGTGGCCATCGATGCCGTCAGCGATTGCACCGATTTGCAGAGTCCGACCCCGCAGCAGGTCACGACCGACCAACGCGGCGTGAGGCGACCGCTCGATGGCGACGCCGACGGCACGCCGGAGTGTGATGTGGGCGCGTACGAAGCGCCGTGCCCCAGCGATCTCTTCCCGCCCATACTCACCTGTCCACCGAACCGGACGGTGCAGGCTGGAGCCAGCTGTGTGGCCAGCGTCAGTGTGGGCAGGGCCACGGCCATAGACAATTGCACAGCTTCGCCAACCGTCGTGGGCACGCGCAGCGATGGCATGGCGTTGACGGCGCCATATCCGCTCGGTGTGACCAACATTACCTGGGCCGCCACCGACACAGCAGGCAACCGGAGCACCTGCACGCAAACCATCACCGTGACGAACGCCGCGCCGACGGCCAATGCCGGGCCGGATCAGGTGTTGCCACACGCCACTGCTGGCGTGCCCACGACGGTCATACTCGACGGCGCGGCCAGCAGCGATCCCAATCCGGCCCAGGTGCTGTCCTTTGAGTGGACGCAGACGGGCGGGCCACTGGTCTCACTCGCGAGTGCCAACACCGCCACGCCGAGCTTCGTGGCTCCCTGTCCGGTGAGCAGCGTGGTGTTGACATTCCAGTTGAAAGTGACCGACTCGTGCGGCGTAATGAGTACCGACAACGTGGCGGTGACCGTGACCAACGCCGCGCCGACAGCCAATGCCGGGCCGGATCAGGTGTTGCCACACGCCACTGCTGGCGTGCCGACGACGGTCATGCTTGACGGCGCGGCCAGCAACGATCCCGAAGGCCAACCGCTTTCCTTCCAGTGGACGCAAACGGCCGGCACACCGGTGACGTTAAACAGAGCTAACACGGCCAGGCCAACTTTCGTGGCTCCCTGTCCGGTGAGCAGCGTGGTGTTGACATTCCAGTTGAAAGTGACCGACTCGTGCGGCGTAATGAGTACCGACAACGTGGCGGTGACCGTGACCAACGCCGCGCCGACAGCCAATGCCGGGCCGGATCAAATCGTGGATGAAGGCATGCTCGTGACGCTCACCGGCACAGGCAGTGATGCCAACGGCGACAACCTCACGTTCCAGTGGACGCAGACGGGCGGGCCGACTGTGGTGATCAACAATGCCAACACAGCGACGGCTACGTTCACAGCGCCGGAAGTGGGAACGTTGGAATGTGTGGCGCTGACGTTCCAACTGAAAGTGACCGACTCGTGCGGTGCGATGGCCACGTCAACCGTGGTGGTGCGAGTGCAAGACACGTTGGTGCTGCAAGACGACGCAACGCCGAGCAAGTGCGTGGTGATCCGGCGTGATTGTGGACCAACGAACACCGGGACGTACTGCATGAAGGTTGGCGGGATGACGTTCACCGGGCCGTTGACAGTCACGCAGCAAGGCAACACGGTGAACGCGCAGAGCACGGCGGCCGACCCGAACGTGGCGCAAGGGAGCATTGATCTTGGGCGCTGCCGCGGGAACTTCCGGCTGACGATCCCGCGCAACAACCCGACGGTGACGCACACAATTGTGTCGAACGTGAATGCGTGCGACGACGTGTGTGCATGTCCGTAGGGTTCATTTTCCTATGGTCCTTGGTCATTGGTTTTTGGTTGATAGCCAATGACCAAGGAGCCCCTCTGAGGGTATCTAAAAATCTCTCCGCATGAGCAGCAGAGCTGGGCACGGTGTTGTTTCTGCCAGATTGCCACGCCTCGCCTCAGAGCGTATCTGTCTGCGCTCCTGAAGCTGGTTTTTGAAGCGTGCATTAGATTTGGATGATGCGGCGGCCTCAGAGCGTATCTGTCTGCGCTCCTGAAGCTGGTAGAGGATCGCTTGCTGTCGCAGATTGCTCGGCCTGCGGTGACATCGTATACTGTGGCTCTGCCTCGGGATTGAAGGCGTCGGTCCTGTGTGTGAACGGTTACACAGCAGGAGCGCATGAAGAGTCACAGATGAATCGTCCAAAGACAATAGCAGTTTCATTAGGGATAGGATTTTTTCTCTCCGCAATAGTGAATTGTCAGCGAGCTGATGCGGCGCAGCGTCCGGCACAACCACGTGCGGTTCAACGGTACATTCAGACTGTCTGGACAACCGAAGACGGCTTGCCGCAAAACAGCGTCACAGCAATTCTTCAGACTCGTGATGGGTATCTGTGGCTGGGCACATTTGGTGGACTGGCACGATTCGATGGCGTCAAGTTCACCGTGTTCACGGCTGCGCATTCATCGGGATTGAAGGATAATCGGATTCTGGCGTTGTATGAGGATCGCCAAGGCGCGGTGTGGATCGGCACCGAAACGGGCGGCGCGAGCCGGTACAAGCAAGGAACCTTCACCGCGTTCACCATACAGCACGGGTTGCCTGATAACCGGGTGACCGCGTTCTGCGAGGACCGTGACGGCGGCCTCTGGATCGCCACCTATGGAGGTGTCGCGCGACTACATGACGGTCAATTTCAGACATACACCACCGCTGATGGCTTGCCCATCAATGCCGCAAAAGACATCTCGGCCGACCCGCATGGCACTATATGGGTTGGCACGAGTCGCGGCTTAGCTCGCTTGGAGAACGGTGCATTCATCATGTATTTGAAACAGGATGGACTATTTGACGATCAGGTGAGTTTTATCCGAGCCGGTCGCGATGCAAGCCTCTGGGTCGGAACTGAGCATGGTCTGACGCAGTTGACCAACGGTGTGGTGTCAGCTTCGGTTCGAGTACGGCTGCCTCGGGATGTATGGCAGGAGGCGGATGGCTCACTTTGGATCGCGAGTTGGGACGAAGGGGTGTTGCGGTGGGACGGGCAGACGCTTGCCGCGTTTACCAACGATTCTGGGCTTCCTACTAACAAGGTGAGAGCGATTTTCAAAGATCGAGAAGGAACGTTGTGGGTAGGAACGAGTGGCGGCGGGCTGGTTGGTTGGAAACAGAAGCGAGTGATGAGCTATACGACGCAGGATGGTTTAGCCAACGACGACACCTATCCCATCATTGAAGACCGTGAAGGCGCGATGTGGATCGGCTCTATTGGGGGATTAACCCGATTGCAGAAGGGCACTGCCACGCTCTTTGGATTGGCGGAGGGGCTGTCTGGTGCAGCCGTCTGGTCACTGTGCGAAGACCGTGCGGGGACGCTCTGGGTTGGGAGGCTTGGGCAGCCAAGTTTGTGCCGGTTGATTGGAGGGAAGCTCACATGCTTTTCCGAGACGCATGGATGGGAGCCGGCGCCGGTGTTTTCTATTTATCAAGACCGCCAAGGGATGGTCTGGGTTGGCGCTGGCAGCAACAAAGGCTTGGCCCGCTTCGATGGCAGTACATTTCGGTTTTATCGCACCGCTGACGGATTGGTGGATGGTGAGGTTCGATTTATCACCCAAGCGCAGGACGGCGCGTTCTGGATCGGGGCCACCAATGGCCTGAGCCGATTCAAAGACGAGACGTTTACCAATTACACAACCCAAGATGGCTTATCGCACAATTCGGTTCGGGTTGTTCGTGAAGATGCTGATGGCACGCTGTGGATTGGCACCTACGGGGGCGGACTGAACCGGTTCAAACAGGGACGATTCTTTCACTACACGACGGCCAATGGCTTGTTTGACGATGTGGTCTCGTGGATACTGGAGGATGATCGAGGGAACTTCTGGATGAGCGGCAATCGCGGTATCTTTCGTGTCAGTCGGAAAGAGTTGAACGATTTTGCTGATGGCCGCACTGCTGCGTTTACTTGCATCGCTTATGGTGTTGCCGATGGGATGCCCAGCAGCGAGTGCAATGGTGGTGGGCAGCCTGGCGGATGGAGGTCGCGCGACGGCCGATTATGGTTCCCAACGATCAAAGGGGTGGTCGTCATTGATCCCCGTCAGATGAACGATCTCCCACCGCCGGTGCACGTTGAACAGATGCTCATTGACAAAACGCCGATGCGCCTGTGGCAGCAGATCGAAGCGCCGCCGGGCCACGGTGATCTGGAGATTCACTATACGGCGTTGAGTTTTGTGGCGCCGGAGAAAATGCGATTCAGGTATCGGCTGGAGGGCTACGATCACGGCTGGATTGAAGCCGGATCGCGACGGGTGGCCTACTACACCAACGTGCCGCCGGGTCAGTATCAGTTTCGCGTCCTGGCCATGAACAATGACGGCGTCTGGAATGAGACGGGGGCGGTGGTCGCGTTCCGCTTGTTGCCGCATTTTTACCAGACCAGATGGTTCTTCCTGCTCATTGGCGCAGGGCTGATCCTGATTGGCTGGAGCGGCTACAGGTGGCGCGTCCAGCACCTGCAGCGCCGCACGCGCCAGTTAGAGAAGAAAGTGGCCGAGCGCACCGCTGAAGTCGTCGAGCAAAAAGAGCAGTTGGCGCGCGCCAACACGCAACTGGAGCGGGCCAATGAAAACATGCTCTCGATCTTCAATCAATGGCGCTCCGGCGTGATGACCACTGACGAACAGGAGCGCATCACCTTCCTGAGTCAGACGGGGGAGCGGTTATTCGACCTGAGCCATACAGAAACGCTCGGCGCGGTGTGGGACCATGTTGTGCCGCTGTCACCTTCTGATATTGCGCGCCTCAAAGCGCTGGTGCAACGACCGCCCCAGTTACGAAGCAAACTCTTGCTGCACGTAGACAGCGACGCTGGGCAACAGTATTGGATGGAAATTGAGGTCCA
This window contains:
- a CDS encoding ATP-binding protein; amino-acid sequence: MIDRPAYLQQLSIAVKRSPVTALLGPRQVGKTTLARMFAEGKQATHFDLESQPDRQRLQNPELMLGSLEGLVVLDEIQAMPGLFNVLRVLVDRPERRARFLILGSASPDIVRNISETLAGRVEFIELSGFDLRETGAEALETLWLRGGFPRSFLAASDEDSVAWREGFIRTFLERDIPQLGITIAAPAMRRFWTMLAHYHGQTWNASQVGRSMSLSDKTVRAYLDILTATFMIRQLQPWYENISKRQVKAPKVYFRDSGLLHSLLSLPDRHSLLAHPRVGASWEGFALEQVLQIIKPTEAFFWATHSGAELDLFFLHRGRRYAVEVKFSEAPTATRSMQTALHDLRLEHLWIIYPGQHRYAVHERITVWPLRDVTNLPAQMA
- a CDS encoding helix-turn-helix domain-containing protein encodes the protein VSQGAMQTLVTYSWPGNVRELRSAIEMAAARCSGPVIRVTDLPEHITGSKPSEPTPLSLTPAPLSLDKKQQARRQHVLEALHRTYGNRAAAARLLGVSRGTLYRWIDELKISDGEV
- a CDS encoding ankyrin repeat domain-containing protein, translating into MIHPLLKAAAEGDTRMVQMLIEQGMNIEVRGPDGWTALMYATVGGHLETTKLLLERGANVNARDAQGWTPLMKACLWGGVELVAVLLEQGADVQARDAQDWTALSIAQAQGHQEIVDLLRAAQHQ
- a CDS encoding CSLREA domain-containing protein; this encodes MKKSFTGPNWKKGSGNSPSAISHSSWPWYGRATAVVLLIWLLPIPPMPVVHAATFTVNTLDDTNDGSCNATHCSLREAINAANGTSADDTITFSVSGTITLSSTLPNIVSAGTAGKLTIDGVGRSITVSGNNSVRVFFVNSDADLTLKNLTVANGRAVSGSGIHNDGRVTIQNSTLSGNSATNDGGSISNLGTATIQNTALSSNSASYGGAISNARTLTIIDSTISANSAAGFGGTGGGIYNYNRGTVMITNSTISNNTAAGVVLGNPYGSGGGISSDRGTVTIQNSMLSGNWARDDGGAILNNPASSMMIKNSTISDNSTSIGGAIENRGTMTIASSLFSGNSATNTGGVIHNIINRLTITNSTFSDNSAVNSGGVISHTSGTVSIINSTLSGNSAGLGGGIRYSATVNIKNSIVGNSPTGGDCSAAGGTLNVDGTNFDTSGSCPGFTQVTSMQLNLGPLADNGGPTQTHALLPGSVAIDAVSDCTDLQSPTPQQVTTDQRGVRRPLDGDADGTPECDVGAYEAPCPSDLFPPILTCPPNRTVQAGASCVASVSVGRATAIDNCTASPTVVGTRSDGMALTAPYPLGVTNITWAATDTAGNRSTCTQTITVTNAAPTANAGPDQVLPHATAGVPTTVILDGAASSDPNPAQVLSFEWTQTGGPLVSLASANTATPSFVAPCPVSSVVLTFQLKVTDSCGVMSTDNVAVTVTNAAPTANAGPDQVLPHATAGVPTTVMLDGAASNDPEGQPLSFQWTQTAGTPVTLNRANTARPTFVAPCPVSSVVLTFQLKVTDSCGVMSTDNVAVTVTNAAPTANAGPDQIVDEGMLVTLTGTGSDANGDNLTFQWTQTGGPTVVINNANTATATFTAPEVGTLECVALTFQLKVTDSCGAMATSTVVVRVQDTLVLQDDATPSKCVVIRRDCGPTNTGTYCMKVGGMTFTGPLTVTQQGNTVNAQSTAADPNVAQGSIDLGRCRGNFRLTIPRNNPTVTHTIVSNVNACDDVCACP
- a CDS encoding sigma 54-interacting transcriptional regulator produces the protein MNRPKTIAVSLGIGFFLSAIVNCQRADAAQRPAQPRAVQRYIQTVWTTEDGLPQNSVTAILQTRDGYLWLGTFGGLARFDGVKFTVFTAAHSSGLKDNRILALYEDRQGAVWIGTETGGASRYKQGTFTAFTIQHGLPDNRVTAFCEDRDGGLWIATYGGVARLHDGQFQTYTTADGLPINAAKDISADPHGTIWVGTSRGLARLENGAFIMYLKQDGLFDDQVSFIRAGRDASLWVGTEHGLTQLTNGVVSASVRVRLPRDVWQEADGSLWIASWDEGVLRWDGQTLAAFTNDSGLPTNKVRAIFKDREGTLWVGTSGGGLVGWKQKRVMSYTTQDGLANDDTYPIIEDREGAMWIGSIGGLTRLQKGTATLFGLAEGLSGAAVWSLCEDRAGTLWVGRLGQPSLCRLIGGKLTCFSETHGWEPAPVFSIYQDRQGMVWVGAGSNKGLARFDGSTFRFYRTADGLVDGEVRFITQAQDGAFWIGATNGLSRFKDETFTNYTTQDGLSHNSVRVVREDADGTLWIGTYGGGLNRFKQGRFFHYTTANGLFDDVVSWILEDDRGNFWMSGNRGIFRVSRKELNDFADGRTAAFTCIAYGVADGMPSSECNGGGQPGGWRSRDGRLWFPTIKGVVVIDPRQMNDLPPPVHVEQMLIDKTPMRLWQQIEAPPGHGDLEIHYTALSFVAPEKMRFRYRLEGYDHGWIEAGSRRVAYYTNVPPGQYQFRVLAMNNDGVWNETGAVVAFRLLPHFYQTRWFFLLIGAGLILIGWSGYRWRVQHLQRRTRQLEKKVAERTAEVVEQKEQLARANTQLERANENMLSIFNQWRSGVMTTDEQERITFLSQTGERLFDLSHTETLGAVWDHVVPLSPSDIARLKALVQRPPQLRSKLLLHVDSDAGQQYWMEIEVQDDPRDPRRKIFFLYDVSEIYDLRQLLDDKAKFHDLVGESAAMQLVYRQIRDLAKVDTTVLIQGETGTGKELVARAIHYFSSRKSRPFIAVNCAGLTESLVSSQLFGHKRGSFTGAVADQKGVFESAEGGTLFLDEIGDMPMSVQTNLLRVLQEREITRVGESVPRKIDVRVVAATHRNLDQSMAEGRFRQDLLYRLRVAEIHLPPLRERRRDIPLLVAWFLGQFRRDTETAPQEVSQEAMQKLINYEWPGNVRELKSAIEAAAIRSAGPVIQLEDLPAHISGSVAGPSAPADPLAERQQRVLDALARTGGNRAAAARLLGIGRTTLYLWMHELGIQSEKKKAE